gacatttattttccttcttaagaTTTCTAACATGCAGAGAGAAACCTGAAGTACACTGTGTCCTAAAACTGCCCAGGCAAGTTGTAACCAAGCAGGGAACTGCtgctgaacaaatgaaaaatcagggaggcattttccatttctttcttcataaatGTTCTTTCAGCCAAGAGCATCTGGACGATACATTTGAGATTTGTAGCAATTAAGATCAGAGGGGGAACCTGAAAAGCATTCAAATGCCATAGGTGGCAGAGTTTTCTACTTTCTCTGAATGGGCCCTGGGTGACTAGCCCTCTAAACAACCAGTGCTCTGCTCTACCTAACAAGGAAGCCCCAGGAACCCCTGGTTTTTGTCACAATGAATGTGGTAGTGTGAATCAATCGGCAAGCTTGATCTAGAAGTTTCCAGAACATTAAGGTTAGTACTCCCCCTCCTATGACTGAGTTTAAGTCTCTGTCATCAATTCCTAGAGCCACAGTGCCCACCTGTTTTATTAGTCATTAGTCCTTCCCAGAGCTTTCATTACATGACTTTTACAGTCACCTGGAAATTAAATATGGCTGTAAATTAAGGAGGCTGGAGAGTAACCTGAGAATAATACCCATAATATCAGCAAGGCTTTGTATGTAGGTGCACTTTTTACTCATTAACCTTATTGGAACCTCTCAAATTAAAACGGGGAAAGGGGTGGGAGGACAACTAGGGCAAACTGGGTTTAAGGTTACAAACTCTGTAAGCAAAACACTGAGCTCTAGTACTGATTCCAGCCACAATTCATTATAACTACCAGAAATAAGTAGGTCATGTTTTAGCAAAGGGAAGGAGGATAATCTCAAACGCGGCTATCGCAGATAACTTATGCCCTccaaaagaaaaaggtaattaTAGCTCAAACCTAAATAAAAGATTGACTCATGTCCTTTCTATAGACCTGGACAACACTTTGATCATTATCAGGGCTCCACCAGGATCCATCACAATTATGTGAATATAAAATTACACAAACTTTACTAGCCTTCCCTCCAGGACAGACTGGGAAATACAGGACAGAAGGTGAAAGAAGCCAAGAGTGTCACTGACAATCTCCTATGAAACGTAACGTGAACTAGATGCTCATCTGTGATGGCTCAATGGGTGACTTCATCATtaacagggaagaaaagaatcCAGAAAAACTATCTCCAACCATATTACTCCCTGCCACCCACCTTTGTTTAGAATATACAAGCTATGATTCCAAAGAAAAGTACTGGAAAACATTTTACCATGGATGACTGGTAAGGTCTTAGGAAACAATGGCCTGTACAGTCTCTTGCAATAGAACCAACTGCAAGTCAGTGGGAGATACAACACTCAGCCCTCTTTGTAGCTGACTGGTTTGCTCTCTATTGTGATTTCCCAAATTCACACCTAAGGAGACATTCTGCAAACGGGAGAATAGGTGGCAAAGGTACAGAAAGGTAGGTCTCTTACTCCATCAACACTAAAGTAGAGagtttctcaaagaaaaatgccCAAAAGTAGCCTGAATTTCAACATGGTATTTCAACCCAAGAGTCCTGGGAGGTTTCTGTGCCCTTAACACCCCTAGGTTCCCATTTAAGAAATAGCTCTCTCCCCTCCAAGATCTTTCATCCACACTGAAAAACCCTAGGACCTTTGGTCGTGATGATTCACTTGGGAGATCATAAGTCTtggcttccttttaattttttcactgCTCTCCAACCTATGGTCCAGCACATGGGTATGGTCAGGATAAAGTCATAACACTCAACTGTTAGATGAACTTACCTATTAGTTACCTCCCAAAGGTTTTATGAAGACATGCACTGACATTATCCATTTAAGCAGGAAAGAGAGaccaaatttttagaaaatttttgtgGCATGGTGGGCTCATTCTCATTCCTAGAACTAAAGAGGTCAGACCAAAAAGCCACAGTCTCAGAAAATCAGGGCAGGGTTATCCACAGGTAGTCCAAATTTTGACCTTGTAGCACTTGGGCTTCTATCTCAAGGATACTGAAAATGCTCTGGTCAAGTATTAGGGTAATGATCACAGAGTTGACTACCCACATATCAATGGCTTGAGACTGAGCTTCCATTCATCCAAATAAATACATGTGGCCAGAGAAAAATGGAACTGTTTTAAGTCTGAGGCCAAGGATAACAAAAACTCAAGAATACATAAAATGCACATTTCTGAGAGGCTGGCTATAGGCCAAGAGAGAAACTCTCTCATTTTACCAAGCAGATGGGAGTAGTAAAGAGCAGGAGAGCACAGCATACCTGTGACGGATCTGTGACTCGAAGGGTTACCACGTCTTCACTAGTGTATTTGATGAACAGATGGTTTTCATCCAGAAGCTGCATCTTCCACATGCGCAGCTGCCGCAGCTGGTCAAAATACTGGAAGAAGCGCCTCTTGGCCATCGCACTACCATCCTGCTCTGCCCGGCGCCACAAGTACACGAGCAGCCGGTGTTTGAGGGAATTGATGAAGGGGTCTCTGAAGGGATTGGCCATGCCTGTCTGACTGTCCCGCTGCACCTCAGGGAACACAGCTGACACAGTGAGGAGGTCGTCCTCATAGCAGAAACGGCCAATGGTCCTCACATCAATGAAAGTGCCTTCCGGAGTAACCTGGAAGACATGGATGGTCTGCTGCTGCACTGACAAGATGGCCAGGATGTTTTTGTACAGGTATAGCCCCTGGTTGTGTGACAGGACCACCTTGTCACACTTGAAGGTACGGGTGTCACATAAGCGGCCAGTGTGAAGGTCAATGATGTGAAGGGAATAGTCCTCCAGAGGAGACCGCGGGTTAGGGGTCACAGATTCGCTGTTCCGATATACCTCGTAAAACGGAGGGTGTGGCTCATCCGGGAGGTAGGCAGCAGAGCCCACAATGACACACCGGCAGTCGTCAGTGAAGAGGCTGCACTCCCGGTTCAGGTGCTCCCCGTTGGCAGCCACGTTGGTAATGTGTAGCAGGACAAAGAAGCGTTCGAAGAGCCGACCGCGGATGCTGACTGACCGCTGGTCATTGCCATTGGACAGGGTTTCCCCCTCATAGCCCTGCAGTAAGTCCTCAGCTGCCTGGCAGCCCTGGTACTCATAGATTTCAAGAGACGTCTGGTCTGAAGAGAAAGCAATAAAGTAGCGTCCATCAGGTGAGAATTTACGCAAGAAACAGGGCGGCTTTTCGACATTGACAACTGTGAAGTTGGGGAAGACATTCTGGTGGAATACTCGGACCTGATGCCAGTGGGTGCCTGCCTTGCCTGAGCTGATCCGCCGCCTCTCCAAGCGGTGAATGACATTTTGGTTCTGGATTCTTCGAGGTTTGATGGTGGAAACATGATGATCCATTATCACATCTCTGTGtagaaaagtaaagaagaaaaaaaaaaacaaaaccagaattgaccaaaacataaatatacacaaGTGAAAGAGATTTTCCTCCTTATGCCCTGGACCCAGGAACTCGCAGGATGAGAGTGATCAGCATTTCTCCCTTCCCTGGTTATAGTCAGCAAGCAGTCCTGACATTTCTGACTTTAAAAAcaggtctggggatccctgggtggcgcagcagtttggcgcctgcctttggcccagggcgcgatcctggagccccgggatcgagtcccacgtcgggctcccagtgcatggagcctgcttctccctctgcctgcgtctctgcctctctctctctcctctctgtgcatcctcataaataaataaaatctttaaaaaaaataaaataaaaaaaaataaaaacaggtctGAGGGAAGGACCTAATTCACCAGAACACGTTCAAAGCACATTTCACTGTTGGGAATACTCAGAAGAATAAACATAGAATTACACCAAATTTGTTCAGTGTTAAGAGTGACATTCAGTGCAcattcattaaagaaatatatttatttactggcTGTTAAGATATCCATACTACCTAAaacaatctataaattcaatgcaatccctaacaaaatccCAAAggtgttttttgaaaaaaaaaaaaaaaaagaaaaagaaagaaagaaaaattcatccTAAAGCGCACATGTAACATCAAGGAACCCCAAACAGCCAAAACAATTCTGTAAAAGAACGGCTGGAAGACTCagacttcttgatttcaaaacatattacaaagccaaattaaaaaaaaaaaaaaaaaagtgtggtactggcataaaaacaaatataccaatggaagagaacagagaatccagaaacaaACCCTCACAGATGTAAACTCAAAGTTTAAGAAGTTCAGAAAACCCCAAATGtgataaacccaaagaaatcatGCCCAGACACATTACGGTCAAACTTAACTGAAACACAAAGTAGAAATCTTAGAAGTAACCAGGTAGATGATCTATTACCTGGCGGGAAATGATTCAAATGTCTGTGGATTTCCTGAGAAACCATGGAGACCAGAAGGAAGCTGGTCAACTTCTTTGCTCCCTTTTGCTGATTCTGTGTCAACATTCAAGTCTCAGCTAAAAAAGCAACTCTTCAGCTTTTCCCCTACCTTCCCATTCACGTCAACTATCATCCTaccttgtttcattttcttcagtccTCATcatgttttgaaattattttgtttacctttttagTATCTGTCATCACACACCAGACCCCACGCACCCAGCCCAATTCCTTGCTGAATCCTCAACACCTTGAGTAGTACCTGAGACACTAAGTGCTCAGAAATATGTCAAGTGAATGAATGGAGCAACTTTCCAACATGGGCCTTGCAGGATCAAGAATTCACTAGacagggcagccaggtggctcagcggtttagcgccgccttcagcccagcctggggacctgggattgagtcccacatagggttcctagcatggagcctgcttctccctctgcctgtgtctctgcctccctctctgagcctctcatgaataaataaataaaatcttaaaaaaaaaagaaaagaaaagaaaagaaaagaattcattagGCAAAGTTCAAAAGAGGAGCAAGTTAGAAAGAAGGGAGCCTAAAAAATACACTTGGAAGGTGTGGCATGATATATTTGGGAAACAGGGTAACTCCAAGTGGTAAGAGCCCAGGAGGCACAGTGTGCGTGATAAAAGAGAAGCCCAGGAAGGTAGACTGGAGCCAGACTGGAAAACATTTTCATGCCCCACCGTGCCACAGCAGCTATTGCAGGTTTTCGGCAGGGGAGAGACTGATCCAGtctatatttgagaaataaaaatatacacacaatgtggtatttatttatattgtcccCTTCTAAAAATTTGAAATGCTGTAAGTATAGATACTATCTAGTCAACTTAAAGATGTGCATACCTCTATGAGCAAATTAAATTTCTCAAACTGCTAGTCGTAATTCATTAGTGAGGCCTTGAAATCAATTTAGTGGATATAGCTGACATTATAAAAagtggaataaaatagaaaacaccaAATTGTATCATACATAGTAAGGgtaaatactattttataaaatgtttccattatatatatgaattatacgtacttggtgagaatataaatatatttcctacTGATCTCGACTACAGCAAGAGCGCTTACTGCCCTCAGGCCAAATCTTGTCTGCCTGcttgtttctgtaaataaagttttattggaacacagccattcCCATTCATTTACACGTTATCTATAGCTGCTTTTGCCTTACAAAGGCACAGATGATTAGTTGAGACCAAAGATCACATGGCCCGCAAGCCTGATACTTATTGGCTGGCCCTTTACACAAAAAGTTTGCCAACAACTGATCTTGACCACTGGTTCCTAACTGGGGCAGTTCTGGAACATCTGTAGACAATGTTTAGTTGTCATAATTTGGGAAGGAGGGGTGATATGTGTCCAGCAAATAGAAGCCAAGGATGTTGGCAAACATCCACTAGTAAACAGGACAGCCCTCCACATTTAGACCAAGATGTCAACAGTGCTAAGGATGAGAAACCTTGATCTAGAGAAATGTCTGCACATAAATAACATGAATGTCCACAGTAGGACTGTCAGCCAAAGTAAAAACTGATGACACTtcaagtgcccatcaacagaaGACCAGAACAAGTCCTTCAGGcatattcatacagtggaatcTTTGAAGCAATTAATGCACTACAGTTAATACATAACAACCTACACGGATCTCAGAATACAAGGGTGATTGAAGAAAGCAAGGAGCAGAATATTTTTGTGATTCTCTTTATATAAGCTTCAAACAATTTCTAGTTTAAGGCTATCAACATATGTGGTATACAAttacaaaaactaaaggaattataaacataaaattcagAACAGTGGTTACCTGTGAGAAGTAAGAAATGGGATGAGGGTAAACGTGAAGgctgtattttttcttaaatcagcATTCACTATACTGTTGTTCTTTAAAGATTACATatacttttggggtgcctgggtggctcagtcagtaaggcgtctgccttcggctcaggtcatgatcaagcccctgctcagtagggagtctgcttctccctctccctctgtgtgcaggCTCTGtcttctcaaataagtaaaaaaaaattttttaagaaagattacatatgcttttaaagtattatttgtacttgtacaaaatttttatttaaaaaacaatcatcATGAAGAGAAAACTAAGGTAGGACAGGATGATGAAGCCAGATGTACAGAGAAATGCATACCATGCGGACCTGCAGGATTTCCAACCTTCTAATGTGGCCCTGATTTTCTCAGCATacaaagtaaaaaggaaaacacGATCAGTTACAGAATCTGCACAGCCAATAAGATAAAAACTTAATAGATGCTTGCAAGAAGCACCTTCCCAATACTAAAGCTTAAAAGCAATCTCTCTCATAAGTTTTCTCAAAGGACCTTGGCATGATAAAGTGAGCAATATCCTCCATATCTGAACAACTCAGTAAGATACTAAGTTGCACACAGTTACACTTTGTAACACTGACATTGTTGATGTGGCTATTCTGATACAGCctaaaaaacacactattaagGTTTAAGCATTTCAAAATACCAAATAATACACAAAACTGCATCACTCAATCCCTGCCCAGGACAAGCCTGCTAACTAGCACCCTGCCAACCTAAGATGGGGGCTGGAGCCAGAGAGGATGACCAGAATGGGAAGGCAAAGGCAGATAAGGCCAGGGATGGCAGGACACCTAGCAGACTAACTGATGAGCCGAACCAAGTATATCACAGGTACTCAACTTAGAAAGAGCCACTAAACCTATTAAACAAAATCAATGCTTAACTGTAAGAAAACTGACATATACTTTGCACAGCCCCATCTTAAACTCTCTCATTTGCCTTCTTAAGGCAAAGACACCAGTAACTGGGGTGAGAGGTGTGAAGGGGTAGGGTAAGCAGAGGACCTGTTAGTTCCAGCTCCAAATTCTACAGGAAATCCTCACTGACTTTCCTAACACTTATCTCAGCATATgcactctctccccttccctacaccccaccccccaacacacacacaattttataaCACACAATTATGACTTTTAGAGACATGGTGGAGACATTTACggctttttaaatttgttctctTATTgttctcattataaaaataaaacacactcataaaaattaaaatacgaCAGAAAAAAGTATTATATACTCTCTTCTAGTCAGACTtatgaaaaaaaagtcagagtaACTTACGATATTTTCCCAAAAGCTTGCCCTGTCCAAGCTCCCCTAGTCCAGTGAATGGCCCAGCAACCGTCCCACCACCAAGAACCAGAACCCTGACCGTCCTCCTTCACGCCCCTTTCCCTCAGCCCTCTGATCAGTCACCAAACTCTGGAGGTTTTATCTCCTAAAGAGTCCTCTCATCTTCCACTTATTTCTACCACAACCTGCCAGCACCTTCATCCAAACTTTTATCGTTTCGCATCTGCAAAAACTGCACCAGCTTCCTACCTAAATCCATTTCTTTCAACAGCCagtaatcttttcaaaaatgctttTGTGACCACGTCCTTTCCCCTACGGATTAGAACAGGCCAGTTATCTTCCCGTTGCTCTTTATGATCAGAATCAAAATCCTTAACGTCCCAGCCAGGTGCTCAAAGGTCCCAGCTCTGTCTCTCCAACCccatcttctccctttttttttttttttaataaagattttatttatttatttgtgagagacagagagaggcagagacacaggcagagggagaagcaggctccctgtggggaggccgactcacggcctgagccaaaggcagatgctcaaccactgagccaccaggtgcccccatcttcTCCCCTTAACTCTATCCCTTGCTCCAACAGGGATTCTATCTCCTGCCTCAGAAGCCCGACACTTAACTATTAACTGAAACCTAAAAAAGCTCTTCTGTGCCCCTTGCTACCTCCCGTTCCAGACATCAGCCGAACCGTCGTTTCCTGAGAGGAATCTGCCTCCACCTGCCCAGTAGCTAAAAGAGCGGCTTACTGGCCACACGTCGCCTTCAGGGCACTTGCCACGCTTGCAGCTTTGTCTCTGCATGTTATTCCACCTGTGGCACCAGAAGGTGAGCTCCTGAGCAGCACACATAGGGTCTGCCCGGCACCGCAGTGGACACACCTTAAGCCTCATCTCCTGTAGGTTGAACCTGCCTCACCCTAGGGGTTTTTTGCTAACTCGGGTATCCACAGgggctcttccctctgcctagggGTGGGGCGCCTTTCCCCAAGCCCTCGCCGTAACTTCTCCAGTGGCAGCCCAagggtcacctcctccaggaagtcttccttgaTCATCCTTATCGAAGCAGGCCTCCCCCATTGCTTTTCCTGTTTTGTCCTCTCCATCGGGACTGCCACGACGTGAACACGCACCGCTACTTGCATGGTTGTGTGTTTTAAGGATCGACTCTCCCACTAAACCGTACTCCCCAGGCAGGAAGCAACCACGTCCGCTCGGGTCACCTCGGTTTTCTGAGCCTGGCTGCTCCCTGCGTACGCGTTCGGTACGTTATTTGTGAATGACAGCAGAAAGCCTAGCCGTGCCGGGACGCGAGCAGGTCCCTTCCCCGAGGCGGCGTCCCAGCCTCCCCAGGGGCGCCGGCGCACACCCCCCCCCCTCGCCCGCCGGCTTCCAGAACCGTAAGGGGATACCGAGGGGCGGGCACACGCACCCAAGGGGGCGCCCCCGGAAAGAGAAGCCCGGGGCGGGGCCTCAATGGGAAGGGACCGCTCAGggagggcgggggccgcggggcctcgGCGGCCTGCCGGGAGGGAGCCGCCCCTCGCCGGGAACCCGGGGCAGGCCCCCGGGACGGCCGGACGGGCTTGGAGGCTGGGCCAAGGAAGGAGAAGTCCTCACCTGTACGGTCCGAATTCAAAGGGCCGGGGCGAGGGACCCCCCGGCCTGCTCGGCGCGCgcctcccccggccccgcccccgccatgcCTCtggcccccgcgcccgccgccgcagGCCCCGGCTTCCGCCGCCCCCGGAAGTGCGGTGCAGCGAGACGAGGGCGGGGGAGAGCGCGGCGCCGTCAGTGGGCGCTGAGACAGTTACAGCGCACCCTGGTGTCCGGAGGGGGATCGCCGCCAAAGGGGCCCACGGCTgcaaaggagagaaatgaacGGGAGCCCTAACCTGGACCCGTCAGAGATCTCTTAGGGTGATGTCTCTGCCCTGCTGGAGACCTTTGCAAGCGCGTGGATAAAGAATGTTTCATCTCTTGGTTAGATGCGGCCTTTTCATGGGCGGAGGAACGATCCGCTTTGTGTTGTCCGCTCCTGCGCAGCGCGCCCTTGAACCCCTAGGACTGTGCTGCTCTCTCTGAACACCCTGCTCCAATACAGTGGCTGGCATATAGTGCAAGTACAGAAAAGCTTCCTGCTCCAACCTAGTCCCATGATCTTTACTTGGACAGGCTGCCCCCACACGTCCCAGCGTCAATCATGCAGTTCTCGCGCACGAGTCAC
This sequence is a window from Canis aureus isolate CA01 chromosome 2, VMU_Caureus_v.1.0, whole genome shotgun sequence. Protein-coding genes within it:
- the DET1 gene encoding DET1 homolog isoform X5, whose amino-acid sequence is MDHHVSTIKPRRIQNQNVIHRLERRRISSGKAGTHWHQVRVFHQNVFPNFTVVNVEKPPCFLRKFSPDGRYFIAFSSDQTSLEIYEYQGCQAAEDLLQGYEGETLSNGNDQRSVSIRGRLFERFFVLLHITNVAANGEHLNRECSLFTDDCRCVIVGSAAYLPDEPHPPFYEVYRNSESVTPNPRSPLEDYSLHIIDLHTGRLCDTRTFKCDKVVLSHNQGLYLYKNILAILSVQQQTIHVFQVTPEGTFIDVRTIGRFCYEDDLLTVSAVFPEVQRDSQTGMANPFRDPFINSLKHRLLVYLWRRAEQDGSAMAKRRFFQYFDQLRQLRMWKMQLLDENHLFIKYTSEDVVTLRVTDPSQASFFVVYNMVTTEVIAVFENTSDELLELFENFCDLFRNATLHSEVQFPCSASSNNFARQIQRRNVLENCCKNHVMECSPTFSRHLSGKWLSQQLDGIPVPLQCGAVESW
- the DET1 gene encoding DET1 homolog isoform X4; this translates as MDHHVSTIKPRRIQNQNVIHRLERRRISSGKAGTHWHQVRVFHQNVFPNFTVVNVEKPPCFLRKFSPDGRYFIAFSSDQTSLEIYEYQGCQAAEDLLQGYEGETLSNGNDQRSVSIRGRLFERFFVLLHITNVAANGEHLNRECSLFTDDCRCVIVGSAAYLPDEPHPPFYEVYRNSESVTPNPRSPLEDYSLHIIDLHTGRLCDTRTFKCDKVVLSHNQGLYLYKNILAILSVQQQTIHVFQVTPEGTFIDVRTIGRFCYEDDLLTVSAVFPEVQRDSQTGMANPFRDPFINSLKHRLLVYLWRRAEQDGSAMAKRRFFQYFDQLRQLRMWKMQLLDENHLFIKYTSEDVVTLRVTDPSQASFFVVYNMVTTEVIAVFENTSDELLELFENFCDLFRNATLHSEVQFPCSASSNNFARQIQRRFYARDSGLLKFEIQAGLLGRPINHTVRRLVAFTFHPFEPFAISVQRTNAEYVVNFHMRHCCT
- the DET1 gene encoding DET1 homolog isoform X1 — translated: MDHHVSTIKPRRIQNQNVIHRLERRRISSGKAGTHWHQVRVFHQNVFPNFTVVNVEKPPCFLRKFSPDGRYFIAFSSDQTSLEIYEYQGCQAAEDLLQGYEGETLSNGNDQRSVSIRGRLFERFFVLLHITNVAANGEHLNRECSLFTDDCRCVIVGSAAYLPDEPHPPFYEVYRNSESVTPNPRSPLEDYSLHIIDLHTGRLCDTRTFKCDKVVLSHNQGLYLYKNILAILSVQQQTIHVFQVTPEGTFIDVRTIGRFCYEDDLLTVSAVFPEVQRDSQTGMANPFRDPFINSLKHRLLVYLWRRAEQDGSAMAKRRFFQYFDQLRQLRMWKMQLLDENHLFIKYTSEDVVTLRVTDPSQASFFVVYNMVTTEVIAVFENTSDELLELFENFCDLFRNATLHSEVQFPCSASSNNFARQIQRRFKDTIVNAKYGGHTEAVRRLLGQLPISAQSYSGSPYLDLSLFSYDDKWVSVMERPKTCGDHPIRFYARDSGLLKFEIQAGLLGRPINHTVRRLVAFTFHPFEPFAISVQRTNAEYVVNFHMRHCCT
- the DET1 gene encoding DET1 homolog isoform X3 — translated: MQVARCDNGSSCFHHQTSKNPEPKCHSPLGEAADQLRQGRHPLASDQTSLEIYEYQGCQAAEDLLQGYEGETLSNGNDQRSVSIRGRLFERFFVLLHITNVAANGEHLNRECSLFTDDCRCVIVGSAAYLPDEPHPPFYEVYRNSESVTPNPRSPLEDYSLHIIDLHTGRLCDTRTFKCDKVVLSHNQGLYLYKNILAILSVQQQTIHVFQVTPEGTFIDVRTIGRFCYEDDLLTVSAVFPEVQRDSQTGMANPFRDPFINSLKHRLLVYLWRRAEQDGSAMAKRRFFQYFDQLRQLRMWKMQLLDENHLFIKYTSEDVVTLRVTDPSQASFFVVYNMVTTEVIAVFENTSDELLELFENFCDLFRNATLHSEVQFPCSASSNNFARQIQRRFKDTIVNAKYGGHTEAVRRLLGQLPISAQSYSGSPYLDLSLFSYDDKWVSVMERPKTCGDHPIRFYARDSGLLKFEIQAGLLGRPINHTVRRLVAFTFHPFEPFAISVQRTNAEYVVNFHMRHCCT
- the DET1 gene encoding DET1 homolog isoform X2 codes for the protein MIKEDFLEERCDNGSSCFHHQTSKNPEPKCHSPLGEAADQLRQGRHPLASDQTSLEIYEYQGCQAAEDLLQGYEGETLSNGNDQRSVSIRGRLFERFFVLLHITNVAANGEHLNRECSLFTDDCRCVIVGSAAYLPDEPHPPFYEVYRNSESVTPNPRSPLEDYSLHIIDLHTGRLCDTRTFKCDKVVLSHNQGLYLYKNILAILSVQQQTIHVFQVTPEGTFIDVRTIGRFCYEDDLLTVSAVFPEVQRDSQTGMANPFRDPFINSLKHRLLVYLWRRAEQDGSAMAKRRFFQYFDQLRQLRMWKMQLLDENHLFIKYTSEDVVTLRVTDPSQASFFVVYNMVTTEVIAVFENTSDELLELFENFCDLFRNATLHSEVQFPCSASSNNFARQIQRRFKDTIVNAKYGGHTEAVRRLLGQLPISAQSYSGSPYLDLSLFSYDDKWVSVMERPKTCGDHPIRFYARDSGLLKFEIQAGLLGRPINHTVRRLVAFTFHPFEPFAISVQRTNAEYVVNFHMRHCCT